The nucleotide window ACACCGTTTCTTCACGTTATCGAGAGACGCCATTTCCGTTCCCATACAATAAAATCTGACAAGTCTTACACGGGTTAGAGGTTGCCGTCTTGCCCTGTTACCTAAGACCATGCTTGTTTGCGTACCTTTTTAGTAAATTATTGGCAACATAGCTACGTCATATTTGCTTTAGTTTCCATATTTTTGCAAAAGTGAATATTATTTGTAAAATCGTAAATTTACTGCTTGGAGATGCAGTCACTtctcaacaaacaaaaaattctggaAACTTTACTCGATTCTTATACTTGCAAAATAGAAGGATGTAACACCGTGACAAATTCAAGTCAAAAAATGTTGAGTCATCTAAGAGTGTATcataaaaaagatggaaactTTACAAGTCCTTGTGTATTCAGCACTGAGTGTTTTCACTTGTCAAACTTCAAATCTTTTGATGGATTATATTACCATTTAAAAACATTCCACCcgagttttttttatagtCCTGCGATTGAACAATCGCAAGTTATTGAAGCGTGTACCGAAACAGAAGTTGTGAACAATAACTCAGGAATTGAAATTGGTAAGTGATTGTAGGTTACTTAAAGCTGTCCGTAACTTTTTATTAAGaagctttttaaattttcagaCTGTGAGCTGCATTCCTCGCATGTTGAATTAGTGAAACCTAGAGATGTTGATTTACAACACCTTGGTGCAGATTTTGTCCTAAACATGTTGACGGAACAAAAGTTAACCCAAGTTAATGTCCAGTATGTCATGGAAGCAGCAACGACTTTGATCACTGAAGCTGTAAAACAGAAAGTGCAACaagccatttcttttttgcaacAAAGCAATGTCTCAATGGAGACTGATAATCATGATCGTGATGCTCTGATCCCATTGTTGGATTACAAGGAAGATCCCTTTGTTTAACTTCGCAATCAGTATGGACAAAACCATTACTTTGCAACACATTTTGGTATTagctcttttttatttatttctttaattcttATACATTGTTATGTATACATTATCATAGGTATGATTGAACCTGTTAGAATTGCTCTTCCACTTGGTGCAGAAGACTTTGGACGTCACAGGACAGGAAGAGATCAATCATTTAAAGTAAAAGACTATTTCTACGTACCTCTATTGACGCAACTTGAAAAGATTCTCAATTTCACCGATGTTTCTGATGAGTTAATGCTTCGTAAACCAGTTAAGAAGAACGAATTTTCTTACTTCGAGAAAGGGTCAGCCGTTAAcgaaaacacaatttttaaattagaaaGAACCGCCATTCAATTTCTTCTCTATCTTGACGATGCATCAATCACTGCAGATAAGGGAAACcgttcaaaaaaacaaacaaatttatgtttatttaCTTTGCATTGGGAAATCTTGACAATAGATATCGTTCCACATTTAAATCAATAAACCTTCTTTC belongs to Daphnia magna isolate NIES linkage group LG1, ASM2063170v1.1, whole genome shotgun sequence and includes:
- the LOC123469451 gene encoding uncharacterized protein LOC123469451, giving the protein MQSLLNKQKILETLLDSYTCKIEGCNTVTNSSQKMLSHLRVYHKKDGNFTSPCVFSTECFHLSNFKSFDGLYYHLKTFHPSFFYSPAIEQSQVIEACTETEVVNNNSGIEIDCELHSSHVELVKPRDVDLQHLGADFVLNMLTEQKLTQVNVQYVMEAATTLITEAVKQKVQQAISFLQQSNVSMETDNHDRDALIPLLDYKEDPFV